tatattggACCAAGATTCTGTGGAAATGTTTGTGTTTTGATGACCTCTGCAAATCTGAGATAAGGGATTATCCACAAACGTGTGAATTGTtaggaactcaaagtgaatttcattgtTTTTGCCAAAACCACTAGATTAGAAAAAATTCTCCTAACTCCTGTGTGGTTTCCGTTCTGCTATTTTGGCTACAAATGTCAATATCCCTCTGAATTCACACAAAATACTCGGCTATTGGCATTTTACTGCCTTACACTGTAGATTTTAACTTTAATATCTAAAGGGTATTAAAGACCTTAACGTTTAAAACCTTCTTGTATATTGAGGAACTGAACTTGTGAATGGGTGCAGTGGCTACTTTCTGAGGTTGTGTACATGGCTGTGGGATGTCTGTGTTGTTATGTGAGTGTGCAATGTTGcatatgcttttttttattttggttatgtttttgtgtgttgcctgcagtgttaattttgtcgacaaTTTTaatccacaattttttttttagatatagttAACTAAAACTAAAACTATGACTAAAAcagcattttagtcaaaagactatgactaaaactaaattgaaatttgctgccaaaattaacactgcgcagagaggctgtagaagggggaaaaaagtgatgGAACAGGGCTTaggagagacacatagaggggctaggaggggaaaaagagacagaggggctgcggaagacaaaagagacagatagaggctttaattaAACCGATTAGATTTTTGTTGTGTCGACTAACATCTTCTGAAGATTTAGTGGActgaaactaaaacaattcagatgactaaaatacgactaaaacttaaagactatgactaaaactgaatTGAAATTTGCAGCCAAAATGAACACTGGTTGCCTGTTATGTATGTGCGCGAGCAGTTTTGTGGTatttgtgtgtatggctgtctgtggtATTGTAAGTATGTGGGCCACCTGTTGTGTTATTTGCGTGGGCTGTCTGTGATAGGTTTGCATAGGTGGGTTGATTGCAGAATTTGTTTGAAGTGGGCACTTTCCTATTTTGTGTACGTGGACTGTTTGTGGTATGTGCTTGCAGCGGGGGttccattttgtgtgtgtgtgtgaggtgcctattttgcatgtgtgtgctgtatgtgtaaatgtgggtTCTTAGTAGTAGTAGACACACATGTCCTTGTCTATGTGTGGGCATTGTGGTGGGTAAAGTGTTTACAGTTGTGTTGTGGGGAATCTTAATTTCTGAGttgaatattaattttaaaaagttttatttttggttttctatGCCCCCATTCCCTCTTACCTAACATTTATCCTTGATAGGGGTATGAGTACTTTGAGTTCCCTGGTCATTGAGTGGTTGCAAATTACCGTGTGCACCTCATATGTGTGTGTCGTTCCAGTGAGACAGTATTGCCATCGTAGCCCACAGCCACAATCTTTATCATGGAGAAACATCGGATTGTGAAGGAGAGTTCCATGTGGTGTCTGCACCCGCTGGAGGTGCAGACCACAGAATCCCTTACTTACTGTGGGCTGGCTGAGTAGATCCTATGATCTCCCCGACTGACCGATTTGGGCCTGGCAGTCTTGCATGGCTTAGATTGCCAATATGCTATTTAACCAGGCAATTTAAGTCCTACTGTAATAACTTTATTGAGCTCAGAGGGACAAGAAGCTGTGGTCACCCTGTAGAATAATGTAGTATTGCTTCGTACAAAGTCATCAAAGACCAAGATGACAGACATTTCAACAATGAGAGATAAACATTTAAGGCAGAAAGAGCTATTTGGCCTATATTCTCTGGTAAATTTCCAACAATATCAGACTTGATGAATAACCCAGAAAGGAAGTTGATGCTGCCATCGGATGAAACTACTGAAAATTGACCTACTCACAGGTTCTTCTGCATTCATCACTGCACAACTTTGCGCGCACACACGGAACTCCCCAGAACATAGTGCTCTGATGCAAGTAGTTAAACGGTTAGGTAGCAACAagccaaatgtaaaaatattgtagaggaatacatttattttgagGCAATGCACCTGTCCGTACAGATAGACCCTTTTGGCTGGAAATATCCATTTATTGAAATCTTGCATGGTGTGTTTGCCTATTTACAGCATCTCTTTGTACATTTGTACCCTGAAATTTACACGCTTGCCCATATCATTAAAAAGCAGTACAGTCCGAAGCAAAATAGTAAGCTTACTAATAATAGCTAACTTACCGAGCAAAACTTTCTCAAATTCCCAGCTCACCTGGGTGACAAAGCAGGTAGGATTagtgtcatagaaacatagaatgtgacggcagaaaagaaccattcggcccatgtagTCATTCGGCCCATATGTCATTAAAACATATTATTCCTTATTTAAGAAAATCTCCAtataaggttttgttttttttaacctgtgGAACCAGGACATGCAAAGCAAATGACGTAAAAGGAGTTTGGAACCCAAGACAGAATGCACAGCTGTATAAAAACACTGAAATGTAAATGTAGGTAAAAAGACAATGTGCACGATATGCATAGGGGAAAGTCATGATGAAATAATAATTTTGCTAAGACTCTGCCAGCAGAGGGAGGCCGCCAATGGTTTTCAGTGATATGTTACTTGGATATTTTAAACAAAGTATGTTTAGCCAGCTTTACAAATCCAATTTGAGTTTTACTGGGTCCTATTTATCTGGATGACCTGCTATACCCATGATATTACACTAGGTGTCGCAATGCTACACAAAGTCATCTTTTGCAATTTGTTTAGGAGTGGTCGGTAAACCGTGTAATCAACAATTGCTTGGCAACAGAAACATAACTCATTGACCATAGTTCTTTAAAAGTTGCatgttcattttaaaattctattttgGAATCCGTGGTCTGACTTCAGGTATGTTGTCATTTTTGAAGAGCATGCCAACAAATGTCCACTTTGTGCACGGTGGACTTCTGTcgcacagaaaaagaaaaaaagagtttcATACATTTTCTTTTGCTGCTTGACCTGACCAGTTTGATGGTTTGGAGCTAGTGCTGAGGGTTTGTGGTTTCTGTTGTCTTTTGAAAGGAGGCTATGCCTCTTTCTACCACCTGATTCAACCCGAGCCTTCTCAACTGGCCCACCAAATTGATGCTGAAGATGCTGCTTTGCGGCTGAACATTGTCTGAGGTCCTGTTCACAACTCCACCGTCCATAATGGCCCTGCCAAAACCCAATCTATTTAAAGTCCTGCCCCAACCTAATGCAAATATTCCTGGGCTGGCAGTTGGAGTTGGTGGTTCAGTCTCACCACCCAGGTTTTTATTGCTGGGACCACAAGTAGCAGATATACCACGTTCCTTCAAAAGAGTAATAAGTCCCAAAGGATTGTTGGATTCAGAGCTTAATTGGTCATGGTTAGGTGGAGCCGTTTCCTGTGGCTGCTTCTGGGATTCCATTGTGACATTACTCAGGCTCTCGAAGCTTCCACAAGAGGGCAGAAGTGTATTACGAAGACTGagagggaaaaaacaaaacaagtcatTAAAACACACTCAATGATAAAGGTCTTCATCCAGCTCCCAAACAAAAGAAACAGGTAAACCGTCTCTTCTCCATCCTAGATAAATTGTTTAGCATGAGAATATTAAGATTTTCCGAAAGTTGAAAGTCTACAAATTTATCTGATTATTTAGTCCTGTGTATCTGAGTTTAGGAAGTTGTGTCTCCGAGAAGGTATTTTCGATTCAAATTCTCACCATAAAAGTTTAACACATTTTAAAGGTATGAGAATATATTTACACAACACAAACGTAGCATGAAGACACTGGTCTTATCCAACCATTACACTAGCAAGAAATTAATTTGACGCCACCATTGAAGGGCCTGCGCCAAAATaaccttattatatattattcataCAATGTATTGGAGACTGCAGGATGCTGGGATACATGGCTTCCACAAATTAACCACACCACAACCTGGCCAGCATACAAATAACTCACACCCATCTTCAAGGTGGGAGGGTATTGCTCAAACTATAAGGCCGGCAGAACAAGACCAGTGAATTCGTAGCCAACTTTTGTGGTTTGCTAAAAAGATAAAACACATAGTTAGTTTGGTGAAAACTCCACCAGCCTTTATTAGCGCATGCAAGGAGCAAGAGAAAAAGTTAGGAGTTAGAAAGATAAAGCTTTTACTAGTAGATCTTTCACTCAGGACTGCATTAACCCACACAGAATGGTGATTGGAGAACACGGTGTAATGGGAAGATGATTGGGTGTACTTAGAGAGAAAAACACCACATGGCACTTACAAAAATAGGTGTATAGCTTCAACATATAGCATGTGTGTTTGAATTCGGCACATATGTAAGACCTGCCCAAACAGGCCATTGTGGTGTTATGTATCGTACAAGAACAGCTCAAGGGGTTGTGAACCTTGGGATTCCAAATACAGATGACGTTTAAGACATCTAAATCTCTTAGAAGCAGATTACAGTCTGCTGGAGATCAAAGGACAGAAGTTAAAGGTAATATTGGTGCCACGCTACAGGACGAGGACTTATCTCTGTGTAGATTAAAGTGGGTAGCTGTTAGCGAAGGTGATCTTGCCGGTAAAAGCCAGCcacgtggcaatgctcagaaggAACACATTATGGACTCAGTCAGTCTGGTGGGATAATACAATCCTGTGTGTCTATCATTTCccagtaaccctatgtaggacaACTCGGTGACCAAAGGTGAACCAACAGGGCACAAAAGGAGGGTGATtcaacatacacatatacaaatcaTAACAGTGAAgcatataccccactccctctagcatgtaagctcatcgagcagggccctcaaccccctctgttcctgtgtgtccagtggtctgatctcaattatgtgtctgttagtccacccattgtacagcgctacggaattggttggcgctatataaataataaaataataataattacagggaaaataatgccattgaTGAATTCTGGAAACATAATAAACAAAATgactcaaagggacactccagagcccaagagcactttagcttgctgaattgcttttttcccccatgttataaaaagtgcacatttaatagaaattggcacttttataaattaaccctggctcacagacaacaggtcctgttaattCCTGGTTGCTTAGCTTAGTGAAGAAAAACGCAAGTGGCAGCAATTGaccagagtacctgccttgcaaagacttctcactgagttgcattgggaagtctgtgattggacagccacagaaagtctgggcggggttagaaggggaggacttgcaaaggctgcagacaatagaACTGCAGCGTTTGCCACCAGCTGGTTTTAGacataaccccaatgaaaaaatgcacaattaaatgcatttaCGATTCATTGGGGTTAAATCTACTAAAAAGTGAGTTTTTTGtaattgggcagtggagtgtccctttaagatcaagTTTACATCATTCGCTAGAACCCAGAGATGTCATTAATTTCCCATAACACATGGTTCAGTGTCATGTATTTTGTAAGTCACATAAATGTGTAAAATCAGTGTTAAGGCTCCTTAACACACGTGGCAGCACCAGGACAAAAATGTCCCGACCTGCCTGTGATGGGAGTTGAACTCTTCGTCACCAGTCTGTTATTTGTGCTTGCTATCCTTAATTCAGCACCATTGCGGTTACAGATATGAGAGGAGCGGGGCTGTGGAGACAGACCGCTTGAAGCTCTCGTAGATTATCAGTAACCAGAGGGAAGCAGCTCGCGCTCATAAATGTACTTCCTGTACCACACAGAGATTAGGTGTCCAGTATTGCAAAGTGTCAGTAACACTTACACCTCAAATTTAAGGTAGAAAAAAtacctgaactggaaaaattctctaagccagctgtgtttccatttcagctactttgtccttaaatttgaaattcactttgaattcacgttaagttctcactttaataaataactctgaatatgtttttttttttttttttttactattgcatAGTGTGATGTCGTTCACTGCAGAGCATGGGGTTAGAAAACCCCAAAAACCAGGCAGATCGCTCAACTTGTCTAACATGTCCTATCAATCAAGTTCAAGCACAGATATTCCCGTTTCTTTGACACTACTACCACACTATTCGGATATGAATTATCTTTCGTATTCATCCAATATTAACCGAGCAGGTATACCATGCATCAGCCGCTATTTACAGTAGTACTCAGAAAAACTGTCTCTGTGCACATTGCTAGAAAACCACCAATTAAAATGAAAAGCTTAGTCAATCAAAATCTGCTCCACGTGTACTATTCTGTTATAGAACAGGTTAGGTTCTGCTAGAGGTGAGCCAGGGTAGTCAAAGTGCAGATCTCCAGCCATCACCTACATCCAACGTGTTTTAGAAGGTTCTACACCTCACTCCAAAAATGCCCCTATTTTCTGGTCACCCAGTTGTCCTATAGAAACCTGATGGTTACTGTGGTCTGAGCTACCTTGAAGCCTTGCTGCTGTATCTTACACTGTGCGCAGACGCCTCTCAGAATGTCAAGCATTGGAAAAGGCGTTTCCACCAGGACTTGAAGTGCCTGAAAGCGTGAGGATGGAAATGTAAACACGAATGAAGGACAAGTGAATCAGTCATTAATGGTGTGGACAGATTCCCATTCACCGACAGCAGCTAACATAAAAAGCAACTCTACACATGCAACATATTTTAGGGTTATACTGCTCCACTCTCCtcccctacaaaaaaaaaaaatatatagaaaaatacataaaagggaaaCATTAGAATTTTTATTGAACCtattaatattaaacaaaaaattcaTAATTTAGCATTGGGTGCACAGTCACATGTTTCCGCAGCCAGTTGCACCGCTTACCACAAAGTATCTGTTATGTATAGCGACGGGGGGCAAGTTGAAAAAGATTCCATGAttagacagagtgagggaagCCTCTCTTGTTATATTCTGCCAATAAATTAACTATATCCAGGCCCGCATTCATTACTTACACAGTGATGGTCAGATCACTGGTGACAGCAAATTTTGTCCTACGGTACTAAACATGCCTAAACCATCATTGCCACTGCAAGCATGGAGGATCCATGGCACACTCAGCAGGGATGAATTTCTACTGGCCAGGACTGAATTTATACTCGCTAACGGCTAGTTGGAGAGTGGAAATTTTGTGTCTAGTGTACACCATCACGTAACAGCACCAGATTAACATCAAGTATGTCAGTAGCATCACCACATGGACTTCTGCTAGGTAGACCTTGTGGTGGTGGTGGCGGTGGAGAATCATGTTTTAACTAATATTACGCTTTCACTGATATTTGCAATATAAAAAGAATAGAAATTGTGGTTTGagtgatgtaaaaaaaacaaaaggcaaccTCATTACACAGGTGGGTAAGACAGAGAACCACTTACCTGGAGGTAACCATGGTGATGTCTTGAAGTGGATGTGACATGGGAGAGGTGGTTATGGTGTATGTAGATGGGGTCTGGGGAAGGTTGTTAACAGAACGAAAAACTGAAACAGACAAGTAAACTACATGTTAAAACACAAGGAGTGGGATATGTCGAGACACAAACTAGGACAAGGAGGGCAAACAGGTGAGGGAACAGACAACAAGTCTACACAGACTACGCATGACACAGATGGGAGGGTACGAAGACTTACATAAACTGGGTAATGATGTGTATGGGAATGCTCAGTCATACTCGGCATCAAATGATGGGAACTTGCCTTACAGACACTCACTTTTGATATTTAccagaaatatttttttgtttctgtccCGTCGCTAccctcacccccccttccctcttcaaAAGTAAGACCAAAGtcgccaaactgaaagcatagccgaCTTGGAAGAtatttacagtttggctattttggccttacatttgaaatgcaCATTGCAATTACTTTGACTTTTAACTTAAATGAAAATCCCTGTTGGTGTCCTCTAAGATGAAAGAGTAAGGCACATTTTTCTCCTTAGTTTTGCGCAGCTAGAAGGTTGGGACAGAAAGACACTCACTATTATCCCTTTTTTTAGTTGGAGTGGATGAGGCCAAAGCTTGAAAGCAGATAGGTTCCATATCATCCTCCTCAAAGTCATTGAGGTTGTAAACATCTTCCAAGTCCCCGTCCAGTTCCTGGAAGTCTTTGGTGAGGACACCAGGTCGATGGTCCAAGATGCCGCCGAGATTGGGTTTAGCTAGCTGCTGCCAGTGCATTAGGGTGGCTGACCCTAAAAGAGGGAATAACTAGATGTAAGCAAGCCTTAGCAGATTGTGTTATAATGAATAGGTTATCCAGATTACAATTCATCTACAATAAAACAAAGTCACGCACACCTGTCCGGTCTCTCACCTTCAATTGGTTTAACAATTTGCAGTTTCTCAGGCAGGTGGGATCTGGAACTGAAGGAGAAGCTGGAACTGCCACTGATATCAGATATACCAGAGTAGTTGGTGCCATTGGACAAGACACTATCGTTGGGTGTGAGCAAACCACTGGAGAGATCTCGATCTCTAATAAGTTTCAATTCCCTCTCCTCGAACAAACTTTCAGGGGAGTGCGAATCTTGCTGAGAACTAAGCCTCTGAAGAGCTGCTGCAAGGTCATGACCTCCAGGGGTCCCGGGCATACCCAACTTCTTCTCTATAGCACTGGAACACAGTGATGGCGGGAGTCAAATGTTTGTCAACAAACACTGTGAGACTTATATCATATCACGAATGCATGTATCAGGAAAAGAATGGTGGATCAAGAGATACAAATGCTTcaaggtcaaataaaaatccaatatagagaggttatacaacataataggaagagttatagggagaggctgtatggagttataggaggagttaaAGAGAGAGGTTATGTGAAAtaataggagaagttatagggagaggctatatggagtaataggaggagttatagggagaggttatatggagtaataggaggagttatagggagaggttatatggagtaataggaggagttatagagagaggttatatggagtaataggaggagttatagagagaggttatatggagtaataggagaagttatagggagaggttatatggagtaataggaggagttatagttagaggttatatggagtgatAGGAGACGTTATAGGGagcggttatatggagtaatagagggagttatagggagaggttatatggagtaataggagaagttatagggagaggttatatggagtaataggaggagttaaagagagaggttatatggagtaatagggggagttatagagagaggttatatgagtaataggaggagttatagatagaggttatatggagttataggaggagttctagCGAGAGgtcatatggagtaatagaaggagttatagcgagaggttatatggagtaatagaaggagttatagagagaggttacatggagtaatagaaggagttatagagagaggttacatggagtaataggagaagttatagggagaggttatatggagtaataggaggagttaaagAGAGAGgtcatatggagtaataggaggagttatagatagaggttatatggagttataggaggagttatagcgagaggttatatggagcaataggaggagttatagggagaggtcatatggaataataggaggagttataggaagaggttatatggagcaataggaggagttaaagAGAGAGgtcatatggagtaataggaggagttatagatagaggttatatggagttataggaggagttataatgagaggttatatggagtaataggagaagttctagggagaggttatatggagtaataggaggagttatagggagaggttacatggagtaataggaggagttatagggaggttatatggggtaataggaggcgttttagggagaggttatatggagtaataggaaaagttatagagaggttatacaacataataggaggagttataggaagagggtatatggagtaagatgaggagttatagagaggttatatggaatattAGGGGGATTTACAGGAAgacgttatatggagtaataggagaagttatagggagaggaAATATAGGTAGAATTGTACATTTTAATAGCAGACCTATACAGAACAAAAACAACAGGGATGTAAGTTGTAATGCATTTCAAAAAGACAAGGAGATAAACACAGGATTTGATTTACAATCCTAATACTTACGTTGATGTTTCACTGTCCTGCCCAGGTAATACTGTTTCCTCTTCTAACAGAAGCGAGGAGGCACCCTCTGACTCGTaatggctcaggggtggggtaccCATGCGGCTGGGGGCAGCTGATGGCCTTTGGGAGGGTGCTCGAGAACCAGTGAGATTCTGTGGAGATGGGCAGCGAGATCTGGCTCTCACCACCTGGTTAGCAGCTTTCACAGTCTCAAACACTCGTTTATAGCTCCTGCAAAAGACAATAGACTTTAAGTCAAAGAGATAGAGAGTACACTTTCCATTAAACATTGAAACGGTAGATTTAACCAGTGTTGGCTCAGGATTCCATTGGGTGATGCCTAAGCTCTAGTACAGAACCCATCACTCTTCAAGAAAGAGATATGAAGTGTGATTATATGTCCCCAGTGGGTCATACATGTGTAACACGGTCAATCAGGTTTTTCTCCCTCAACCAAATCAGTCACAATAAA
Above is a genomic segment from Pelobates fuscus isolate aPelFus1 chromosome 6, aPelFus1.pri, whole genome shotgun sequence containing:
- the LOC134614961 gene encoding trafficking kinesin-binding protein 1-like isoform X1 produces the protein MEVWSCSSSYEDECNGNTIYETDSDFMGDDMEEVLCSERVGRVTKTYRDIDAVTSLLEEKERDLELAARIGQSLLKQNRELTKKNEFLEEELEAAKEEIFQLRHEVSMRENLIHLYTSSSEPVSVVHTPLRRNESSFCLQHNIHLDSLEQKLKTLEDENEQMRTEACHILDVTNEYEDQESSLMLDCVEQFSEASRHVALLAEELARRGEDAVRQQEEISQLLAQIVHLQQKCRNFSTENEEIQQHLTAVKEREQKLKTELQDLQEKHKQCQEMLQESQEELKNQRNRSLPNSTISRYSTLNIFPLDSLAAEIEGTMRKGMDSSSELKSYKRVFETVKAANQVVRARSRCPSPQNLTGSRAPSQRPSAAPSRMGTPPLSHYESEGASSLLLEEETVLPGQDSETSTAIEKKLGMPGTPGGHDLAAALQRLSSQQDSHSPESLFEERELKLIRDRDLSSGLLTPNDSVLSNGTNYSGISDISGSSSFSFSSRSHLPEKLQIVKPIEGSATLMHWQQLAKPNLGGILDHRPGVLTKDFQELDGDLEDVYNLNDFEEDDMEPICFQALASSTPTKKRDNIFRSVNNLPQTPSTYTITTSPMSHPLQDITMVTSSLRNTLLPSCGSFESLSNVTMESQKQPQETAPPNHDQLSSESNNPLGLITLLKERGISATCGPSNKNLGGETEPPTPTASPGIFALGWGRTLNRLGFGRAIMDGGVVNRTSDNVQPQSSIFSINLVGQLRRLGLNQVVERGIASFQKTTETTNPQH
- the LOC134614961 gene encoding trafficking kinesin-binding protein 1-like isoform X2, whose translation is MYKVLCSERVGRVTKTYRDIDAVTSLLEEKERDLELAARIGQSLLKQNRELTKKNEFLEEELEAAKEEIFQLRHEVSMRENLIHLYTSSSEPVSVVHTPLRRNESSFCLQHNIHLDSLEQKLKTLEDENEQMRTEACHILDVTNEYEDQESSLMLDCVEQFSEASRHVALLAEELARRGEDAVRQQEEISQLLAQIVHLQQKCRNFSTENEEIQQHLTAVKEREQKLKTELQDLQEKHKQCQEMLQESQEELKNQRNRSLPNSTISRYSTLNIFPLDSLAAEIEGTMRKGMDSSSELKSYKRVFETVKAANQVVRARSRCPSPQNLTGSRAPSQRPSAAPSRMGTPPLSHYESEGASSLLLEEETVLPGQDSETSTAIEKKLGMPGTPGGHDLAAALQRLSSQQDSHSPESLFEERELKLIRDRDLSSGLLTPNDSVLSNGTNYSGISDISGSSSFSFSSRSHLPEKLQIVKPIEGSATLMHWQQLAKPNLGGILDHRPGVLTKDFQELDGDLEDVYNLNDFEEDDMEPICFQALASSTPTKKRDNIFRSVNNLPQTPSTYTITTSPMSHPLQDITMVTSSLRNTLLPSCGSFESLSNVTMESQKQPQETAPPNHDQLSSESNNPLGLITLLKERGISATCGPSNKNLGGETEPPTPTASPGIFALGWGRTLNRLGFGRAIMDGGVVNRTSDNVQPQSSIFSINLVGQLRRLGLNQVVERGIASFQKTTETTNPQH